A part of Streptomyces sp. NBC_01235 genomic DNA contains:
- a CDS encoding DUF2231 domain-containing protein → MSLTVVNGLPAHVLIVHVVVVLVPLSALAVVAGAIWPSAARRMGIVLPVLALLTLVSVPLATEAGEWLEEHVDSNALVRRHAELGDGLLPWAAGLFVLATALWWTTRRSAAAQAAPGEQPTRSASSRSALLVRVAAVVLSVGVAAGAVVDVYRIGDSGAKAAWQDGFSKTATGERGDND, encoded by the coding sequence ATGAGCCTCACCGTTGTCAACGGTCTGCCGGCACACGTTCTGATCGTGCACGTCGTCGTCGTGCTCGTTCCCCTGAGCGCACTGGCGGTCGTGGCCGGCGCGATATGGCCGAGTGCCGCCCGGCGCATGGGGATCGTGCTGCCGGTGCTGGCCCTGCTGACGCTGGTGAGCGTGCCCCTGGCCACGGAGGCCGGCGAGTGGCTGGAGGAGCACGTCGACAGCAACGCCCTGGTGCGCCGGCACGCCGAACTCGGCGACGGGTTGCTCCCCTGGGCCGCGGGCCTGTTCGTGCTGGCGACGGCGCTCTGGTGGACGACGCGACGGTCGGCCGCGGCACAGGCCGCTCCCGGAGAGCAGCCGACCCGGTCGGCCTCGTCCCGGTCCGCGCTGCTCGTGCGGGTGGCGGCAGTGGTGCTGTCCGTCGGGGTGGCCGCGGGCGCGGTCGTGGACGTGTACCGGATCGGCGACTCCGGGGCGAAGGCCGCCTGGCAGGACGGGTTCTCCAAGACCGCCACGGGCGAGCGGGGCGACAACGACTGA
- a CDS encoding magnesium and cobalt transport protein CorA, whose product MAERPRKPVWRRTPPAPQPPRPSRPPAPAAAEPSETASIVQAVLYRDGVRVVAPTTLSETYRALREQPSGMAWIGLARPTEGELHSLAAEFDLHPLAVEDAKEAHQRPKLERYGETLFVVLRAARYLDAQEEIDFGELHVFVGPDFVLTVRHGAAPDLSAVRRRMEETPELLKLGPEAVLYAILDAVVDGYLPVVSGVQNDVDEIETEVFRGDPAVSRRIYELSREMVEFQRATRPLVGMLHGLMAGFSKYGTDEELQRYLRDVADHVTHTSERVDGFRQALTEILTVNATLVTQQQNAEMRALAEAGFEQNEEIKKISSWAAILFAPTLVGTIYGMNFTHMPELHWVFGYPFAIVLMAMVCTSLYVIFKRRDWL is encoded by the coding sequence ATGGCCGAGCGCCCCAGGAAGCCCGTCTGGCGCCGCACCCCGCCCGCACCTCAGCCGCCGCGGCCGTCCCGCCCGCCGGCGCCGGCGGCCGCGGAGCCGTCCGAGACCGCCAGCATCGTCCAGGCCGTCCTGTACCGCGACGGCGTGCGCGTCGTCGCCCCCACCACGCTCTCGGAGACCTACCGGGCGCTGCGCGAGCAGCCGTCGGGCATGGCGTGGATCGGCCTGGCCCGCCCGACCGAGGGTGAACTCCACTCCCTGGCCGCGGAGTTCGACCTGCACCCGCTCGCCGTCGAGGACGCGAAGGAGGCCCACCAGCGTCCGAAGCTGGAACGCTACGGCGAGACCCTCTTCGTCGTCCTGCGGGCGGCCCGCTACCTCGACGCCCAGGAGGAGATCGACTTCGGCGAGCTGCACGTCTTCGTGGGCCCCGACTTCGTCCTCACGGTCCGCCACGGTGCGGCCCCCGACCTGTCGGCGGTCCGCCGCCGCATGGAGGAGACTCCGGAGCTGCTGAAGCTGGGCCCGGAGGCGGTGCTGTACGCGATCCTGGACGCGGTGGTGGACGGCTACCTGCCGGTCGTGTCGGGCGTCCAGAACGACGTCGACGAGATCGAGACCGAAGTGTTCCGCGGCGACCCGGCGGTCTCCCGCCGCATCTACGAACTCTCCCGCGAGATGGTCGAGTTCCAGCGTGCCACCCGCCCGCTGGTCGGCATGCTGCACGGCCTGATGGCCGGCTTCTCCAAGTACGGCACCGACGAGGAACTCCAGCGCTACCTCCGCGACGTCGCCGACCACGTCACCCACACCAGCGAGCGCGTCGACGGCTTCCGTCAGGCCCTCACCGAGATCCTCACCGTGAACGCGACCCTCGTCACCCAGCAACAGAACGCGGAGATGCGGGCGTTGGCGGAGGCGGGGTTCGAGCAGAACGAGGAGATCAAGAAGATCTCGTCGTGGGCGGCGATCCTCTTCGCCCCGACGCTGGTCGGGACGATCTACGGCATGAACTTCACGCACATGCCGGAGTTGCACTGGGTGTTCGGATACCCCTTCGCGATCGTCCTGATGGCGATGGTGTGCACCAGTTTGTACGTCATCTTCAAGCGGCGGGACTGGCTCTGA
- a CDS encoding winged helix DNA-binding domain-containing protein, whose amino-acid sequence MTMTMSPAAPVLGARALNRATLDRQLLLRPSSLPAGAAVEHLLGLQAQNVKPPYYALAARLDGFVPQALSTPMADREVVRIVSMRSTIHTHTADDCLTLRPFVQPARDRELTYFRKGLAGVDLDRLAVLARDLVETEPRTMKQLREALSAEWPDADPRSLAVAARCRLPLVQVTPRGLWGRSGQVALTTAEHWLGRPAEPVPAPDSVVLRYLAAFGPASVKDMQTWAGLTRLREPFERLRPHLLTFRDERGVELFDLPEAPRPDPETPAPPRFLPEFDNLLLSHADRTRVVPAENRGRSWQGNQAYCTLLVDGFLAGLWKLEQDALVIEAFGRLTKAQREDVAGEGERMLAAMHPRQPHDIRFGAVVRP is encoded by the coding sequence ATGACGATGACGATGTCCCCGGCGGCCCCCGTGCTCGGTGCCCGTGCCCTCAACCGCGCCACCCTCGACCGGCAGCTGTTGCTGCGCCCCTCGTCACTGCCGGCCGGGGCCGCCGTCGAGCATCTGCTCGGGCTCCAGGCGCAGAACGTCAAGCCGCCGTACTACGCGCTCGCCGCCCGGCTCGACGGCTTCGTCCCGCAGGCGCTGTCGACGCCGATGGCCGACCGCGAGGTCGTCCGCATCGTCAGCATGCGCTCCACCATCCACACCCACACCGCCGACGACTGCCTCACCCTGCGGCCGTTCGTGCAGCCCGCCCGTGACCGCGAGCTGACGTACTTCCGCAAGGGCCTCGCCGGAGTCGACCTCGACCGGCTCGCCGTCCTCGCCCGCGACCTCGTCGAGACCGAGCCGCGCACCATGAAGCAGCTGCGCGAGGCCCTCTCCGCCGAATGGCCCGACGCCGACCCCCGGTCCCTCGCCGTCGCCGCCCGGTGCAGGCTGCCCCTGGTCCAGGTCACCCCGCGTGGGCTGTGGGGCAGGAGCGGGCAGGTCGCGCTGACCACCGCCGAGCACTGGCTCGGCCGGCCCGCCGAACCGGTCCCGGCGCCGGACTCCGTCGTCCTGCGCTACCTGGCCGCTTTCGGCCCGGCCTCCGTCAAGGACATGCAGACGTGGGCCGGCCTGACCCGGCTGCGCGAGCCCTTCGAACGGCTCCGCCCGCACCTGCTCACCTTCCGGGACGAGCGGGGCGTCGAACTCTTCGACCTCCCCGAGGCCCCGCGCCCCGACCCCGAGACCCCGGCCCCGCCCCGCTTCCTCCCGGAGTTCGACAACCTCCTCCTTTCCCACGCCGACCGCACCCGAGTCGTCCCGGCCGAGAACCGGGGCCGCAGCTGGCAGGGCAACCAGGCCTACTGCACCCTTCTCGTCGACGGCTTCCTGGCGGGCCTGTGGAAGCTGGAGCAGGACGCGCTCGTCATCGAGGCCTTCGGCCGCCTCACCAAGGCCCAGCGGGAGGACGTGGCGGGGGAGGGCGAGCGGATGCTGGCCGCCATGCATCCCCGGCAGCCCCACGACATCCGGTTCGGTGCCGTCGTACGCCCCTGA
- the dmpI gene encoding 4-oxalocrotonate tautomerase DmpI produces the protein MPIVTVQQGPRDTELKRDLVKRVTDAFVDAYGIPAETVQVWIHEVPTDSWGAAGKLTADK, from the coding sequence ATGCCGATCGTCACCGTGCAGCAGGGCCCGCGCGACACCGAGTTGAAGCGGGACCTCGTCAAGCGGGTCACCGACGCGTTCGTCGACGCGTACGGGATCCCCGCCGAGACCGTCCAGGTGTGGATCCACGAGGTGCCCACCGACAGCTGGGGCGCGGCCGGAAAGCTCACCGCCGACAAGTGA
- a CDS encoding S1 family peptidase has product MFGLNRAKKTAAVLAATAAAAATALLSAPTAVAAPQPIVGGTTTTTTSYPFMMQITDASQNQFCGGTLVSATKVVTAAHCMVGETTSSVRVVGGRTYLNGTNGTVSRVSKIWINPDYTDATNGDDVAVLTLSTSMPYTTASYVSSSQTSVYAAGTTARILGWGTTSESGSSSNQLRTATVPIVSDSSCKSSYGSDFVQTDMVCAGYTSGGTDTCQGDSGGPLLIGGVLAGITSWGEGCAEAGYPGVYTRLTTFSSLVTAQVNS; this is encoded by the coding sequence ATGTTCGGGCTCAACCGCGCCAAGAAGACCGCCGCCGTCCTCGCGGCGACCGCTGCCGCGGCAGCGACCGCACTGCTCAGCGCCCCCACCGCTGTCGCAGCGCCCCAGCCGATCGTCGGCGGCACGACGACCACGACCACGTCGTACCCGTTCATGATGCAGATCACGGACGCCTCGCAGAACCAGTTCTGCGGCGGCACCCTCGTCTCGGCGACCAAGGTGGTCACGGCCGCCCACTGTATGGTCGGCGAGACCACGAGCAGCGTGCGCGTCGTCGGTGGGCGCACGTACCTCAACGGCACCAACGGCACGGTCAGCCGGGTGAGCAAGATCTGGATCAACCCGGACTACACGGACGCCACCAACGGCGACGACGTGGCCGTCCTGACCCTGTCGACGTCGATGCCGTACACCACGGCGTCCTACGTCTCCTCGTCACAGACCAGCGTGTACGCGGCCGGCACCACCGCCCGCATCCTCGGCTGGGGCACCACCTCGGAGAGCGGCAGCTCCTCCAACCAGCTGCGGACCGCGACCGTCCCGATCGTGTCCGACTCCAGCTGCAAGAGCTCCTACGGTTCGGACTTCGTCCAGACCGACATGGTTTGCGCCGGATACACCTCCGGCGGCACAGACACCTGCCAGGGCGACAGCGGCGGTCCCCTGCTCATCGGGGGCGTCCTGGCAGGGATCACTTCTTGGGGCGAGGGCTGCGCGGAGGCCGGCTACCCGGGTGTCTACACCCGGCTGACCACCTTCTCCAGCCTGGTGACGGCGCAGGTCAACTCGTAG
- a CDS encoding helix-turn-helix transcriptional regulator, whose product MTVRRDFKEPARCRPDLVIGREELFTAAREQLTRGGSVLLHGPAGIGKSTVLRALTADYGEAARTVLRCSATESESHLPFLALADLFGLVLDEISDKLPAAQRTALESALTGRGESTLQRDGLALRLAVLSALRALAAAGPVLLVADDLQWLDSASAELLGFAARRLGDTPVQLLCAVRTEGQEYDRHLRASPPDTLAVRLNPLSRAQVSTLLDHRGYPDLPRSTMREIHRTSGGNPLFALELGRALGENPTPPRPGEPLPVPTSLRALVLSRLDMLSDEARRTLLVASAGARPTLALLHAAGRENAEAETAQAAALGLLGTEPEGPAVRFAHPLISAALYAEAPAQERRAAHAALSTAASDPIERARNLALATTGTDPEVAARLAEAAALARDRGAPSVAASLGLLAARHTPPDGAPAPDDRRLQAAEDAITAGEVDLARDIAREVLTRATVPAERIRAWEVVIEAAGQSLGEVDAVFPQALADAGDDPRLLALVHYRLAWRKLIVEGDFSEARQEAAHTAELAARGGDRRTELMALSFQSSTETLMGHPNAPATIKRALKEPQDPYVACHHNGVGAARFRWLLMSDQLPEARSTITALLREVRRRGMVESEVHFQRFLAETELRSGHCGRALDLARESLRLARDSGIGLGASAMLASLAEASGGDVDRALALAREAAEHAEEDGDQMYVSRALAALGHAQLVAGDAAGAVGSLRRVRELEQGLGITDPARGRWQGDLAEALVQVGEPGEAQDVIDVTREHALRLGRESVLAVLDRSEAMVRAALGDHEAALSRLTSVQDRLAKLGYGLEEARAAFALARLRTLRPGAGPGPTSYDEAARLFRRCRALPWLRQVDAAATEGQAQPVAVAHKAPASDALEGLASMERQVAALVMEGATNREIAARLFISVKTVEATLTRVYRKLGIRSRVDIVRLAAGRHAK is encoded by the coding sequence GTGACCGTGCGACGGGACTTCAAGGAGCCTGCCAGATGCCGCCCCGACCTGGTCATCGGCAGGGAGGAGCTGTTCACGGCCGCCCGTGAGCAGCTGACCCGCGGCGGCAGTGTGCTGCTGCACGGCCCCGCCGGAATAGGAAAGTCGACCGTGCTGCGGGCATTGACCGCGGATTACGGCGAGGCGGCACGCACCGTCCTGCGCTGCTCGGCGACCGAGTCCGAATCCCACCTCCCCTTCCTGGCCCTGGCCGACCTCTTCGGCCTGGTCCTCGACGAGATCTCGGACAAGTTGCCCGCCGCCCAGCGCACCGCCCTGGAGTCGGCGCTCACCGGCCGCGGCGAATCGACCCTGCAACGCGACGGCCTCGCCCTGCGCCTGGCCGTGCTGTCCGCCCTGCGCGCCCTCGCCGCCGCAGGGCCCGTCCTGCTCGTCGCCGACGACCTGCAGTGGCTGGACTCGGCCAGCGCCGAACTCCTCGGCTTCGCCGCCCGCCGTCTCGGCGACACCCCCGTCCAGTTGCTGTGCGCGGTGCGGACGGAGGGCCAGGAGTACGACCGTCATCTACGCGCGTCCCCGCCCGACACCCTCGCCGTCCGCCTCAACCCCCTCTCCCGCGCCCAGGTCTCCACGCTGCTCGACCACCGCGGCTACCCCGACCTGCCCCGCTCGACGATGCGGGAGATCCACCGCACCAGCGGCGGCAATCCCCTGTTCGCCCTGGAACTGGGCCGTGCCCTCGGCGAGAATCCGACGCCGCCGCGTCCCGGCGAGCCCCTGCCGGTGCCGACCTCGCTGCGTGCCCTGGTGCTCAGCCGCCTCGACATGCTCTCCGACGAGGCCCGCCGCACCCTGCTCGTGGCCAGCGCCGGCGCCCGCCCCACGCTGGCCCTGCTGCACGCGGCCGGCCGGGAGAACGCCGAGGCCGAGACCGCGCAGGCCGCGGCCCTCGGGCTGCTGGGGACGGAGCCCGAAGGTCCGGCCGTAAGGTTCGCGCATCCGCTGATCTCGGCCGCGCTGTACGCGGAGGCGCCCGCGCAGGAGCGCCGGGCCGCGCACGCCGCGCTGTCCACCGCCGCCTCCGACCCGATCGAGCGCGCCCGCAACCTCGCTCTGGCCACCACCGGCACCGACCCGGAGGTGGCCGCCCGGCTCGCCGAGGCCGCGGCGCTGGCCCGCGACCGCGGCGCGCCCTCGGTCGCCGCCTCGCTCGGGCTGCTCGCCGCCCGCCACACCCCGCCGGACGGAGCCCCCGCCCCGGACGACCGCAGACTCCAGGCCGCCGAGGACGCGATCACCGCCGGTGAGGTGGACCTCGCCCGGGACATCGCGCGCGAGGTGCTGACCCGGGCGACCGTGCCTGCCGAGCGGATCCGGGCCTGGGAAGTGGTGATCGAGGCCGCCGGACAGTCCCTCGGCGAGGTCGACGCCGTCTTCCCGCAGGCCCTCGCCGACGCCGGTGACGACCCGCGGCTGCTCGCCCTGGTCCACTACCGGCTGGCCTGGCGCAAGCTGATCGTCGAGGGCGACTTCTCCGAGGCCCGGCAGGAGGCCGCGCACACGGCGGAGCTGGCCGCGCGCGGCGGCGACCGGCGCACCGAGCTGATGGCGCTGTCCTTCCAGTCGTCCACCGAGACCCTGATGGGCCATCCGAACGCCCCCGCGACCATCAAGCGTGCCCTGAAGGAGCCTCAGGACCCGTACGTGGCCTGCCATCACAACGGCGTCGGCGCGGCCCGGTTCCGCTGGCTGCTGATGAGCGACCAGCTGCCCGAGGCCCGGTCGACCATCACCGCGCTGCTGCGCGAGGTGCGCCGGCGCGGCATGGTCGAGAGCGAGGTGCACTTCCAGCGCTTCCTCGCCGAGACGGAACTGCGCTCGGGGCACTGCGGACGCGCCCTCGACCTGGCCCGCGAGAGCCTCAGGCTGGCCCGCGACTCGGGCATCGGTCTGGGCGCCTCCGCGATGCTCGCCTCCCTCGCCGAGGCCTCCGGCGGTGACGTCGACCGGGCGCTGGCGCTGGCCCGGGAGGCGGCGGAGCACGCCGAGGAGGACGGCGACCAGATGTACGTCTCCCGCGCCCTGGCCGCCCTCGGCCACGCCCAGTTGGTGGCCGGGGACGCGGCGGGCGCGGTCGGCTCGCTGCGCCGGGTGCGGGAGCTGGAGCAGGGCCTGGGCATCACCGACCCGGCGCGGGGCCGCTGGCAGGGCGACCTCGCCGAGGCGCTGGTGCAGGTCGGCGAGCCGGGCGAGGCGCAGGACGTCATCGACGTCACGCGCGAGCACGCGCTCCGGCTGGGCCGGGAGAGCGTCCTGGCCGTGCTGGACCGGTCGGAGGCGATGGTGCGGGCGGCGCTCGGCGACCACGAGGCGGCGTTGTCCCGGCTGACGTCCGTTCAGGACCGGCTCGCCAAGCTGGGGTACGGCCTGGAGGAGGCGCGGGCGGCGTTCGCGCTGGCCCGGCTGCGCACCCTGCGGCCGGGGGCGGGTCCGGGGCCGACGTCGTACGACGAGGCGGCGCGGCTGTTCCGGCGGTGCCGGGCGCTGCCCTGGCTGCGTCAGGTGGACGCGGCCGCGACGGAGGGGCAGGCGCAGCCGGTCGCCGTCGCCCATAAGGCGCCCGCGTCCGACGCCCTCGAAGGCCTGGCCTCGATGGAGCGTCAGGTCGCGGCGCTCGTCATGGAGGGCGCGACCAACCGGGAGATCGCCGCGCGTCTGTTCATCAGCGTCAAGACGGTCGAGGCGACCCTGACCCGGGTCTACCGCAAGCTGGGGATCCGCTCGCGGGTGGACATCGTCCGACTGGCGGCAGGGCGTCACGCGAAGTGA
- a CDS encoding response regulator transcription factor, translated as MAADAAGTVEMRGALAQLRRTTGLPVAFGGLVEPGRQRMRISEFSGAAGLALRRLAVTSGNGLGGKAVALARPCAVTDYSLSRQISHEYDAAVAEEGLRSVLAIPVVVRRRVRGVLYGALRTAQPLGDRTLTAAVQVARDVEQSLVLGDEARDLLSAARPGVTSGAPGAGAGAQADWEQVREAHAALRALAPRIADPALRAELLDACGLLASGTPKESAAQRVVLAPRELDVLACVAAGATNAAAAERLGLRPETVKGYLRSAMRRLGARTRGEAVALARRAGLLP; from the coding sequence GTGGCAGCAGACGCGGCCGGAACGGTGGAGATGCGCGGCGCGCTGGCACAGCTACGGCGCACGACGGGACTGCCGGTCGCCTTCGGCGGCCTGGTGGAGCCGGGGCGGCAGCGGATGCGGATCAGCGAGTTCAGCGGCGCGGCCGGTCTCGCGCTGCGCCGACTGGCGGTGACCTCGGGCAACGGCCTGGGCGGCAAGGCCGTCGCGCTGGCCCGCCCGTGCGCCGTGACCGACTACTCCCTCTCCCGGCAGATCAGCCACGAGTACGACGCGGCCGTCGCCGAGGAGGGCCTGCGTTCGGTGCTGGCGATCCCGGTGGTCGTACGGCGCCGGGTGCGCGGGGTGCTCTACGGCGCCCTGCGCACGGCGCAGCCGCTGGGCGACCGCACGCTGACCGCGGCCGTGCAGGTGGCGCGGGACGTGGAGCAGTCCCTGGTGCTCGGGGACGAGGCGCGCGACCTGTTGTCGGCGGCCCGGCCGGGCGTCACGAGCGGAGCACCGGGCGCGGGCGCGGGCGCGCAGGCCGACTGGGAGCAGGTGCGCGAGGCGCACGCCGCCCTGCGCGCTCTGGCCCCCCGGATCGCCGACCCGGCCCTGCGCGCCGAGCTCCTCGACGCCTGCGGGCTGCTGGCCTCGGGGACGCCGAAGGAGTCGGCGGCCCAGCGGGTCGTCCTGGCTCCGCGTGAACTGGATGTGCTGGCGTGTGTGGCGGCGGGGGCGACGAACGCGGCGGCCGCCGAGCGGCTGGGACTGCGCCCGGAGACGGTCAAGGGCTATCTCAGGTCGGCGATGCGCAGGCTGGGCGCGCGCACGCGGGGAGAGGCGGTGGCCCTGGCCCGCAGGGCGGGTCTGCTGCCGTAG
- a CDS encoding AMP-binding protein: protein MTTVTGRFRRARDFLLEHREDYTTAYESFEWPRPENFNWALDWFDAIADGNDRTALHIVEEDGSETRLTFAELSERSDRIANWLRGRGVGAEDRILVMLGNQAELWETALAAMKLRAVVIPATPLLGPADLTDRVERGRVRHVLVRSEDTAKFDEVPGDYTRIAVGGAPEGWQSYEDAYAAPAGFTPDGPTLADDPLMLYFTSGTTARPKLVEHTHTSYPIGHLATMYWIGLKPGDVHLNISSPGWAKHAWSNLFAPWNAEATVFIHNYTRFDPARLMAEMDRAGVTTFCAPPTVWRMLIQSDLTQLRTPPREAVAAGEPLNPEVIEQVRRAWGVTIRDGFGQTETAVQIANSPGQELKTGSMGRPSPGYRVELLDPVSGAPGAQEGEIALDLSARPVGLMTGYHGDADRTAEAMAGGYYRTGDIGSRDENGYLTYVGRADDVFKASDYKISPFELESALLEHEAVAEAAVVPAPDELRLAVPKAYVVLAEGWEPGPDTAKVLFEHSRQVLAPYKRVRRLEFAPLPKTVSGKIRRIELREATAGGSTAEYREEDFR, encoded by the coding sequence ATGACGACGGTGACGGGGCGTTTCCGCAGAGCCCGCGACTTCCTGCTGGAACACCGCGAGGACTACACAACCGCCTACGAGAGTTTCGAGTGGCCCCGCCCCGAGAACTTCAACTGGGCCCTCGACTGGTTCGACGCCATCGCCGACGGCAACGACCGCACCGCCCTGCACATCGTGGAAGAGGACGGTTCCGAAACGCGTCTCACCTTCGCCGAACTGTCGGAGCGCTCCGACCGGATCGCGAACTGGCTGCGCGGACGCGGGGTCGGCGCCGAGGACCGGATCCTCGTCATGCTCGGCAACCAGGCCGAATTGTGGGAGACCGCGCTGGCCGCGATGAAACTGCGCGCCGTCGTCATCCCGGCCACCCCGCTGCTCGGCCCCGCCGACCTGACCGACCGTGTCGAGCGCGGCCGGGTCCGGCACGTCCTCGTCCGGTCCGAGGACACCGCCAAGTTCGACGAGGTCCCCGGCGACTACACACGCATCGCGGTCGGCGGCGCCCCCGAGGGCTGGCAGTCGTACGAGGACGCCTACGCCGCACCGGCCGGCTTCACCCCCGACGGCCCCACCCTCGCCGACGACCCGCTGATGCTGTACTTCACCTCCGGCACGACCGCCCGTCCCAAGCTGGTGGAGCACACCCACACGTCGTATCCGATCGGGCATCTCGCCACGATGTACTGGATCGGGCTCAAGCCCGGCGACGTGCACCTCAACATCTCCTCGCCCGGCTGGGCCAAGCACGCCTGGTCCAACCTCTTCGCTCCGTGGAACGCCGAAGCAACCGTCTTCATCCACAACTACACCCGCTTCGACCCGGCCCGGCTGATGGCGGAGATGGACCGGGCGGGGGTGACGACCTTCTGCGCCCCGCCCACCGTCTGGCGCATGCTCATCCAGTCCGACCTCACCCAACTGCGCACCCCGCCCCGGGAGGCCGTGGCCGCGGGCGAGCCCCTCAACCCCGAGGTCATCGAACAGGTGCGCCGCGCCTGGGGCGTCACCATCAGGGACGGCTTCGGGCAGACCGAGACGGCCGTGCAGATCGCCAACAGCCCCGGACAGGAACTGAAGACCGGCTCGATGGGCCGCCCGAGCCCCGGCTACCGGGTGGAGCTCCTCGACCCGGTGTCCGGCGCGCCCGGCGCGCAGGAGGGCGAGATCGCGCTCGACCTGTCCGCGCGGCCGGTCGGCCTGATGACCGGTTACCACGGCGACGCCGACCGTACGGCGGAGGCGATGGCCGGCGGCTACTACCGCACCGGCGACATCGGCAGCCGGGACGAGAACGGTTACCTCACCTACGTCGGGCGGGCCGACGACGTCTTCAAGGCCTCCGACTACAAGATCAGCCCCTTCGAGCTGGAGAGCGCGCTGCTGGAACACGAGGCGGTCGCCGAGGCGGCCGTCGTTCCCGCCCCGGACGAACTGCGCCTCGCCGTGCCCAAGGCGTACGTCGTCCTCGCCGAGGGCTGGGAGCCGGGCCCCGACACCGCCAAGGTGCTGTTCGAGCACTCCCGCCAGGTCCTCGCCCCCTACAAGCGGGTCCGCCGCCTGGAGTTCGCGCCGCTGCCCAAGACCGTCAGCGGCAAGATCCGCCGGATCGAGCTGCGCGAGGCGACGGCGGGGGGCTCGACGGCGGAGTACCGCGAGGAGGACTTCCGGTGA